A window of the Pseudostreptobacillus hongkongensis genome harbors these coding sequences:
- a CDS encoding metal ABC transporter permease, producing the protein MLIIPAASAKNLSKSIRGFILLSIIFSTISCILGIIVPLSLSLSLPSGPAIILVASTIFFVTVFIKNITQKYREGG; encoded by the coding sequence TTGTTAATAATACCAGCAGCTTCAGCAAAGAATTTATCTAAGTCTATTAGAGGCTTTATACTGCTAAGTATAATATTTTCAACCATTAGTTGTATCTTAGGGATTATAGTGCCATTATCATTATCACTATCATTACCTTCAGGACCAGCAATAATATTGGTTGCTTCAACAATATTTTTTGTAACTGTATTTATAAAAAATATTACACAGAAATATAGAGAAGGAGG